In one Platichthys flesus chromosome 3, fPlaFle2.1, whole genome shotgun sequence genomic region, the following are encoded:
- the hs3st1l2 gene encoding heparan sulfate (glucosamine) 3-O-sulfotransferase 1-like 2, whose amino-acid sequence MLWTVLLALLVLLLLQTQLSVCLRELRTGGSSSPAYSSSSSSSSSSHNATQQRLPGAIIIGVRKGGTRALLEMLNLHPDVEVAKAEVHYFNIEEHFRRGLAWYRAQMPLTLPGQLTVEKTPGYFAAPQAPARVWDMNPAVRLILIVRDPAERLVSDYTQVLHNRLTRHKPYLPLEELLLHKGHIDTGYKALQRSLYHQHLARWLEVFPREQIHVVDGDALIRDPFPELRKAERFLDLPPRISPNNFYYNTTKGFYCLLSAGHDKCLDESKGRPHAPLSAQAFKKLCRYFRKPNKLFFEMVGRSFSWC is encoded by the exons ATGCTGTGGACGGTGCTACTAGCGCTGCTGGTGCTTCTGTTGCTGCAGACTCAGCTGTCTGTGTGCTTAAGGGAATTACGCACCGGGGGATCCAGCTCCCCTGCctactcctcttcatcctcctcttcctcctcctctcacaatGCCACCCAGCAGCGGCTGCCCGGAGCCATCATCATCGGCGTTCGAAAGGGGGGCACCAGGGCCCTGCTGGAGATGCTCAACCTGCATCCGGACGTGGAGGTTGCAAAGGCCGAG GTGCACTACTTCAACATAGAGGAGCACTTCCGCCGAGGCCTGGCATGGTACCGAGCCCAGATGCCCCTCACCCTCCCTGGCCAGCTGACAGTGGAGAAGACCCCTGGATACTTCGCAGCTCCTCAGGCCCCTGCGCGGGTCTGGGACATGAATCCGGCCGTCCGCCTGATACTCATCGTGCGGGACCCGGCCGAACGACTGGTGTCTGACTACACCCAGGTCCTTCACAACCGCCTGACCCGCCACAAGCCCTACCTGCCTCTAGAGGAGCTCCTGCTGCACAAGGGCCACATCGACACCGGGTACAAGGCGCTGCAGAGGAGCTTGTACCACCAGCATTTGGCTCGCTGGTTGGAGGTCTTCCCCAGGGAGCAGATCCACGTGGTGGATGGTGACGCGCTCATTCGGGATCCTTTTCCTGAGCTTAGAAAGGCCGAGAGGTTTCTGGACCTGCCGCCCAGGATCAGCCCCAACAACTTCTACTACAACACCACCAAGGGCTTCTACTGCCTCCTGTCTGCAGGACATGACAAGTGCCTGGACGAGTCCAAAGGCCGGCCGCATGCGCCCCTGAGCGCCCAGGCCTTCAAGAAGCTCTGCCGATACTTCAGGAAGCCCAACAAGTTGTTCTTTGAAATGGTGGGCCGGTCGTTTTCCTGGTGCTGA